A window of the Branchiibius hedensis genome harbors these coding sequences:
- a CDS encoding bifunctional o-acetylhomoserine/o-acetylserine sulfhydrylase, whose amino-acid sequence MSDTPNWSFETRQIHAGQSVDPTTQARALPIYQTTSYVFNDTTQAANLFGLSEFGNIYTRLMNPTNDVVEQRIASLEGGVGALLTASGQAAETLAILNIAEAGDHIVSSPALYGGTFNLLKYTLKKLGIETTFVEDATDLEQWRAAIRPNTKLFYGETIANPKQEILDIEGVAAVAHEAGVPLVVDNTVATPYVLRPIEHGADIVVHSATKYLGGHGTSIAGVIVDSGNFDFAKDPEKFPNYNTPEESYHGLVYARDLGVGSPLGANLAFILKARVQLQRDLGAPLSPFNAFLIAQGIETLSLRIERHLENARKVAEWLQTQEQVKEVLWASLPGSPYYDLAQKYTPLGSGAVLSFEIEGGVDAGKKFVDSLELFSLVANIGDVRSLAIHPASTTHSQGSDEDRLAAGVTPGLVRLAVGLEHIDDIIADLDQGFRAAKV is encoded by the coding sequence ATGAGCGACACCCCCAACTGGTCCTTCGAGACCCGGCAGATCCACGCCGGCCAGAGCGTCGACCCGACGACCCAGGCCCGCGCCCTGCCGATCTACCAGACCACCTCCTACGTCTTCAACGACACCACTCAGGCCGCAAACCTGTTCGGCCTCAGCGAGTTCGGCAACATCTACACCCGGTTGATGAACCCGACCAACGACGTCGTCGAGCAGCGGATCGCCAGCCTGGAGGGCGGCGTCGGCGCGCTGCTGACCGCGTCCGGACAGGCCGCCGAAACGCTGGCCATCCTGAACATCGCCGAGGCCGGGGACCACATCGTCTCCAGTCCGGCGCTCTACGGCGGCACCTTCAACCTGTTGAAGTACACGCTCAAGAAGCTGGGCATCGAGACGACCTTTGTCGAGGACGCCACGGATCTGGAGCAGTGGCGCGCAGCCATCCGGCCGAACACCAAGCTGTTCTACGGCGAGACGATCGCCAACCCCAAGCAGGAGATCCTCGACATCGAGGGTGTTGCAGCGGTCGCGCACGAGGCGGGAGTTCCGCTGGTCGTCGACAACACGGTCGCCACGCCGTACGTGCTGCGCCCGATCGAGCACGGCGCGGACATCGTCGTGCACTCGGCCACCAAATACCTTGGCGGACACGGCACTTCGATCGCCGGCGTGATCGTGGACAGCGGCAACTTCGACTTCGCCAAGGACCCGGAGAAGTTCCCGAACTACAACACGCCGGAGGAGAGCTACCACGGTCTGGTCTACGCCCGTGACCTCGGCGTCGGTAGTCCGCTGGGTGCCAACCTGGCCTTCATCCTCAAGGCGCGGGTGCAGTTGCAGCGCGATCTGGGTGCGCCGCTGTCGCCGTTCAACGCGTTCCTGATCGCGCAGGGCATCGAGACCCTCAGCCTGCGCATCGAGCGCCACCTGGAGAACGCCCGCAAGGTGGCCGAGTGGCTGCAGACGCAGGAGCAGGTCAAGGAGGTCCTGTGGGCCTCGCTGCCGGGCAGCCCGTACTACGACCTGGCGCAGAAGTACACGCCGCTCGGCTCGGGTGCCGTGTTGTCCTTCGAGATCGAGGGCGGCGTTGACGCGGGCAAGAAGTTCGTGGACTCCCTGGAGTTGTTCTCGTTGGTCGCCAACATCGGCGACGTGCGGTCGCTGGCGATCCACCCGGCGTCCACGACGCACAGCCAGGGCAGTGATGAGGACCGTCTGGCCGCGGGTGTGACCCCGGGCTTGGTGCGGTTGGCGGTGGGCTTGGAGCACATCGACGACATCATCGCCGACCTGGATCAGGGGTTCCGCGCCGCGAAGGTCTGA
- a CDS encoding DUF445 domain-containing protein has translation MTTTETHATATGPMLDSAGDARRRSALRRMRFVATGLLVLAAIVFVVTHGHGGVWGYVNAASEAAMVGAVADWFAVTALFRHPLGLPIPHTAIIPERKDSIGENLEEFVTENFLTADNVQERLAGAQVARRIGEWLADPGNARRVVDQSAPALARAVGNIKDDDVKGLLDRVLLPRIAREPVSGLLGTLLEGIVDDGSHHGLVDLTARELHAWVRDNPSSVTTIISERAPSWTPRWLDDTVSARLHTEAVKWLEDIRDNPNHPVRGAIDNVLRQLADRLQNDPDTMQQTEALKVRLLSHPNVSTSLVSLWRSGQSVLVDALNDPDGELRARLARLISDTGQRLVTDPELQATVDRRISEMAGHLVSTYGRELSSVISQTIQRWDGKEASERIELHVGRDLQFIRINGTVVGGLVGLLIYTVSQFL, from the coding sequence ATGACGACGACTGAGACACACGCCACGGCCACTGGTCCCATGCTGGATTCCGCCGGTGACGCGCGGCGGCGATCGGCCCTGCGCCGGATGCGTTTCGTCGCGACCGGGCTGCTGGTCCTCGCCGCGATCGTGTTCGTGGTGACCCACGGGCACGGTGGTGTCTGGGGCTATGTGAACGCGGCCTCCGAGGCGGCGATGGTCGGTGCGGTGGCCGACTGGTTCGCCGTCACTGCGCTCTTCCGGCATCCGCTCGGGCTGCCGATCCCGCACACCGCGATCATTCCCGAGCGCAAGGACTCCATCGGGGAGAACCTCGAGGAATTCGTCACCGAGAACTTCCTGACCGCTGACAACGTCCAGGAGCGACTGGCCGGAGCGCAGGTTGCGCGTCGGATCGGGGAGTGGCTCGCCGACCCCGGCAACGCGCGGCGCGTGGTCGATCAGTCTGCGCCGGCTCTCGCCCGCGCAGTTGGCAACATCAAGGACGACGACGTCAAGGGCCTGCTCGACCGGGTGCTGTTGCCCCGGATCGCGCGCGAACCCGTCTCCGGATTGCTCGGGACGCTGCTGGAGGGCATCGTCGACGATGGATCACACCACGGTCTGGTCGATCTGACCGCGCGGGAGCTGCACGCCTGGGTGCGCGACAACCCCAGCAGCGTGACCACGATCATCTCCGAACGCGCCCCGTCGTGGACGCCCCGGTGGTTGGACGACACGGTGTCGGCGCGGCTGCACACCGAGGCGGTCAAGTGGTTGGAGGACATCCGTGACAACCCCAACCACCCGGTCCGTGGCGCGATCGACAACGTGTTGCGGCAACTGGCCGACCGGCTGCAGAACGACCCCGACACCATGCAGCAGACCGAAGCGCTGAAGGTGCGGTTGCTGTCGCATCCGAACGTTTCGACGTCACTGGTGTCCCTGTGGCGATCCGGTCAGAGCGTGCTGGTCGATGCGCTGAACGACCCCGACGGCGAACTACGTGCACGGTTGGCCCGGCTGATCAGCGACACCGGGCAGCGGCTGGTCACGGATCCGGAGTTGCAGGCCACCGTCGACCGGCGGATCAGTGAGATGGCCGGTCACCTGGTGTCGACGTACGGGCGAGAGCTGTCCAGTGTCATCTCCCAGACCATCCAGCGCTGGGACGGCAAGGAGGCCTCCGAGCGCATCGAGTTGCACGTGGGGCGCGATCTGCAGTTCATCCGCATCAACGGCACGGTGGTCGGTGGTCTGGTGGGTCTGCTGATCTACACGGTGTCGCAGTTCTTGTGA